The following proteins are co-located in the Nocardia bhagyanarayanae genome:
- a CDS encoding AAA family ATPase, translating to MDPVRNPYAPGAGQRPPELAGRDKQLKAFDIVLERVARGRPERSVMLTGLRGVGKTVLLNQLRSAAISRGWGTGKIEARPDQELRRPLSSALHMATRAIAMAHRNPERVDDFLGILKAFALRATADKGMRERWQPGIDVPAVSGRADSGDIEIDLVELLKEAAGLASDIGVGMAIFIDEMQDLGAADISAICGACHELSQDGAPLIVVGAGLPHLPAVLSASKSYSERLFSYHRIDRLDRESADQALIAPAEREEVKFTEDALDALYERADGYPYFVQAYGKAAWDQAPESPITAEDVEVASPAAEEELAVGFFGSRYERATPAEREYMRAMADLSGDDGPVATAAVASELGRKPASLSPARDGLIKKGLIYSAERGTIGFTVPHFGRYLRSV from the coding sequence ATGGACCCCGTGCGCAATCCGTACGCACCCGGCGCGGGCCAGCGCCCGCCCGAACTCGCCGGGCGCGACAAGCAACTGAAGGCCTTCGACATCGTGCTCGAGCGCGTCGCGCGGGGCAGGCCGGAACGCAGCGTGATGCTCACCGGCCTCCGCGGCGTCGGAAAGACGGTCTTGCTCAATCAACTTCGTTCGGCCGCCATCTCGCGCGGCTGGGGCACCGGCAAGATCGAGGCGCGGCCGGACCAGGAACTGCGCCGACCGCTCTCCTCCGCGCTGCACATGGCCACCCGCGCCATCGCCATGGCGCACCGCAATCCCGAGCGGGTCGACGACTTCCTCGGCATTCTCAAGGCCTTCGCGTTGCGGGCCACCGCGGACAAGGGCATGCGGGAACGCTGGCAGCCCGGCATCGACGTGCCCGCGGTCTCGGGCCGCGCCGACTCCGGCGACATCGAGATCGACTTGGTGGAGTTGCTCAAGGAGGCGGCGGGGCTGGCCAGCGACATCGGCGTCGGCATGGCGATCTTCATCGACGAGATGCAGGACCTCGGCGCCGCCGACATCTCCGCGATCTGCGGCGCCTGCCACGAATTGAGCCAGGACGGCGCGCCTTTGATCGTCGTCGGAGCGGGCTTGCCCCATTTGCCCGCGGTGCTGTCCGCGTCGAAGAGCTACTCGGAGCGTCTGTTCAGCTACCACCGGATCGATCGCCTGGACCGGGAGTCGGCCGACCAGGCGCTGATCGCGCCCGCCGAGCGCGAGGAGGTGAAGTTCACCGAGGACGCGTTGGACGCGCTGTACGAGAGAGCCGACGGCTACCCCTATTTCGTGCAGGCGTACGGCAAGGCGGCGTGGGACCAAGCGCCGGAGAGCCCGATCACCGCCGAGGACGTCGAGGTGGCCTCGCCAGCGGCCGAAGAAGAGCTCGCGGTTGGCTTCTTCGGTTCCCGCTATGAACGGGCAACCCCGGCGGAGCGCGAGTACATGCGCGCGATGGCCGATCTGTCCGGAGACGACGGTCCCGTCGCGACCGCCGCGGTGGCGAGCGAACTCGGGCGCAAACCGGCCTCGCTCTCGCCCGCACGGGACGGCCTGATCAAGAAGGGGCTGATCTACTCGGCCGAGCGCGGCACGATCGGCTTCACGGTCCCGCATTTCGGCCGCTATCTGCGCAGCGTGTGA
- a CDS encoding helix-turn-helix domain-containing protein → MGRYLRDWRTQAGLTIAEAARLMEWGASTLQRLEKGQADRIRTIDIQELCRIYGIPDELCDGLKGLAQQAAVKSWWHAFGDLIPENFDVYVGLEASARELRSYQSELVLGLLQTPDYTRALNRLCYPDDTEDEIERRVQLRTQRQALVTRRVSPATVDVVLHESVLHRSVGGSKVMAAQLRHLADFSTRPNVSLRILPFAAGVPLGDSTGPFTVLGFGTDSKGHQVEPPVVYVEGFTGDLYLERPADVERYHLAHECLQRSALDIQPSRHLLRQLAKECAA, encoded by the coding sequence TTGGGGCGATACCTCAGGGACTGGCGTACCCAGGCCGGGCTCACCATCGCCGAGGCCGCCCGCCTGATGGAGTGGGGCGCCAGCACTTTACAACGGCTGGAGAAGGGCCAGGCCGACCGCATCCGCACCATCGACATCCAGGAGCTGTGCCGCATCTACGGCATCCCCGACGAACTCTGCGACGGGCTCAAGGGCTTGGCGCAGCAGGCGGCGGTCAAGAGCTGGTGGCACGCCTTCGGTGACCTGATCCCCGAAAACTTCGACGTCTATGTCGGTTTGGAGGCCTCGGCCCGCGAGCTCCGCTCCTACCAGTCCGAACTCGTGCTGGGGTTGCTGCAGACCCCCGACTACACCAGGGCGCTCAACCGGCTCTGCTACCCCGACGACACCGAGGACGAGATCGAACGGCGCGTCCAGCTGCGCACGCAGCGCCAAGCTCTCGTCACCCGACGGGTCTCGCCCGCCACCGTGGACGTGGTGTTGCACGAGTCGGTGTTGCACCGCTCGGTGGGTGGCTCGAAAGTGATGGCGGCGCAGCTACGTCATCTTGCCGATTTCAGCACCAGACCCAATGTCTCCCTGCGTATCCTGCCGTTCGCGGCCGGCGTCCCGCTCGGCGATTCCACGGGTCCGTTCACCGTTCTAGGGTTCGGCACCGACAGCAAGGGACATCAGGTAGAGCCTCCGGTGGTGTACGTAGAGGGTTTCACCGGAGACCTCTACCTCGAAAGACCGGCCGATGTTGAGCGTTACCACCTGGCACACGAGTGCCTCCAGCGCTCTGCGCTGGATATCCAACCCAGTAGACATCTGCTTCGGCAGTTAGCGAAGGAGTGTGCGGCATGA
- a CDS encoding C40 family peptidase codes for MGKHSLQRESRLPNSVKGALVMGAVAATGAMPAVPAMAATINIPGIGGFDVPVPQEFEQPVQQLNQQLQQALAAPQAAAPQQAPLAAPQFPNFQMPNPFQVQNSPGDIALDAAKTKVGAMYSWGAAGPSSFDCSGLVKWAYRQAGIELPRTSFEQSHVGAPVAFQDLQPGDIVVTNGGGHVGLYAGDGKLLNAVQSGQPVSYTPLRPDMVVTARRIVE; via the coding sequence GTGGGTAAACACAGCTTGCAGCGGGAATCGCGACTGCCGAATTCCGTGAAGGGTGCTCTCGTCATGGGTGCGGTGGCCGCCACCGGCGCGATGCCCGCGGTGCCCGCGATGGCCGCCACGATCAACATTCCCGGCATCGGTGGTTTCGATGTTCCGGTACCCCAAGAGTTCGAGCAGCCGGTCCAGCAGCTCAATCAGCAGCTCCAGCAGGCGCTCGCCGCGCCGCAGGCCGCTGCCCCGCAGCAGGCGCCGCTCGCCGCGCCGCAGTTCCCGAACTTCCAGATGCCCAACCCGTTCCAGGTGCAGAACTCTCCGGGTGACATCGCTCTGGACGCCGCCAAGACCAAGGTCGGCGCCATGTACTCCTGGGGCGCCGCGGGCCCGTCCAGCTTCGACTGCTCCGGCCTGGTGAAGTGGGCCTACCGGCAGGCCGGTATCGAGCTGCCCCGCACCAGCTTCGAACAGTCCCACGTCGGCGCTCCCGTCGCCTTCCAGGACCTGCAGCCCGGTGACATCGTCGTTACCAACGGCGGCGGCCACGTCGGCCTGTACGCGGGCGACGGCAAGCTGCTCAACGCGGTCCAGTCGGGCCAGCCGGTGTCGTACACCCCGCTGCGTCCGGACATGGTGGTCACCGCGCGTCGCATCGTGGAGTGA
- a CDS encoding fumarate reductase/succinate dehydrogenase flavoprotein subunit, which produces MPEVERHKYDVVVIGAGGAGLRAVIEAREHGLSVAVVCKSLFGKAHTVMAEGGCAASMGNANEKDSWQTHFKDTMRGGKFLNNWRMAELHAQEAPDRVWELETYGALFDRTADGRISQRNFGGHTYPRLAHVGDRTGLEIIRTMQQKIVSLQQEDHAETGDYESRIKVFAECTITELLKDGDRISGAFGYWRESGKFVLFESPAVVLATGGIGKSYKVTSNSWEYTGDGHALALRAGATLINMEFLQFHPTGMVWPPSVKGILVTEGVRGDGGVLKNTDDKRFMFDYIPSVFKGQYAETEAEADQWLKDNDSARRTPDLLPRDEVARAINSEVKEGRGTAHGGVYLDIASRLPADEIRRRLPSMYHQFKELADVDITKEPMEVGPTCHYVMGGIEVDPDTGAATVPGLFAAGECSGGMHGSNRLGGNSLSDLLVFGRRAGLGAAMYVEQLTEHPAVADADIAAAAKAAVAPFDPPADGAGENPYTLHTDLQQAMNDLVGIIRKEHELEQAIERLGVLRERFAHVTVEGHRQFNPGWHLALDLRNMLLVSECVAQAALLRTESRGGHTRDDFPSMDPAWRNKLLVCAIDPDDASADVPRVRVTPEDQVPMRDDLLALFDLTELEKYYNSAELAGHPDGSVSATEGEA; this is translated from the coding sequence ATGCCAGAAGTGGAACGGCACAAGTACGACGTCGTCGTTATCGGTGCCGGTGGCGCCGGACTGCGCGCGGTGATCGAGGCCCGCGAACACGGGCTCTCCGTCGCGGTGGTGTGCAAGTCCCTGTTCGGTAAGGCGCACACCGTCATGGCCGAGGGCGGCTGCGCCGCCTCGATGGGCAACGCCAACGAAAAGGACAGTTGGCAAACCCATTTCAAGGACACCATGCGCGGAGGCAAGTTCCTCAACAACTGGCGCATGGCGGAACTGCATGCCCAGGAGGCGCCGGATCGGGTCTGGGAACTGGAGACCTACGGCGCGCTGTTCGACCGGACCGCCGACGGCCGGATCAGCCAGCGCAACTTCGGCGGCCACACCTACCCCCGCCTCGCGCACGTCGGCGACCGCACCGGTCTCGAGATCATCCGCACCATGCAGCAGAAGATCGTCTCGCTGCAGCAGGAGGATCACGCGGAGACCGGCGACTACGAGTCGCGGATCAAGGTGTTCGCCGAGTGCACCATCACCGAGTTGCTCAAGGACGGCGACCGGATCTCCGGCGCGTTCGGCTACTGGCGCGAATCGGGCAAGTTCGTGCTCTTCGAATCGCCCGCGGTGGTGCTGGCGACCGGCGGCATCGGCAAGTCGTACAAGGTCACCTCGAACTCCTGGGAGTACACCGGTGACGGTCACGCGCTCGCGCTGCGTGCCGGGGCGACGCTGATCAACATGGAGTTCCTGCAGTTCCACCCGACCGGCATGGTCTGGCCGCCCAGTGTGAAGGGCATCCTGGTCACCGAGGGCGTGCGCGGCGACGGCGGCGTTCTGAAGAACACCGACGACAAGCGGTTCATGTTCGACTACATCCCCTCGGTGTTCAAGGGCCAGTACGCCGAGACCGAGGCCGAGGCCGATCAGTGGCTGAAGGACAACGACTCCGCCCGCCGCACGCCCGACCTGCTCCCGCGCGACGAGGTGGCGCGCGCCATCAACTCCGAGGTCAAGGAGGGCCGCGGCACCGCGCACGGCGGCGTCTACCTCGACATCGCCTCGCGCCTGCCCGCCGACGAGATCCGGCGCAGGCTGCCCTCGATGTACCACCAGTTCAAGGAGCTGGCCGACGTCGACATCACCAAGGAGCCGATGGAGGTCGGGCCGACCTGCCACTACGTGATGGGCGGCATCGAGGTCGACCCGGACACGGGTGCGGCGACGGTGCCCGGGCTCTTCGCGGCGGGCGAATGCTCCGGCGGCATGCACGGCTCGAACCGGCTCGGCGGCAACTCGCTGTCGGACCTGCTGGTCTTCGGTCGCCGGGCCGGGTTGGGCGCGGCGATGTACGTGGAACAGCTGACCGAACACCCCGCGGTGGCCGACGCCGACATCGCTGCGGCGGCGAAAGCGGCTGTGGCGCCGTTCGATCCACCCGCCGACGGGGCGGGGGAGAACCCCTACACCCTGCACACGGATCTGCAGCAGGCGATGAACGATCTGGTCGGCATCATCCGCAAGGAGCACGAGCTGGAGCAGGCCATCGAACGACTCGGCGTGCTGCGGGAACGCTTCGCGCACGTCACCGTGGAGGGGCACCGGCAGTTCAATCCGGGCTGGCATCTCGCCCTCGACCTGCGCAACATGTTGCTGGTCAGCGAGTGCGTGGCGCAGGCGGCGCTGCTGCGCACCGAGAGCCGCGGCGGGCACACCCGCGACGACTTCCCGTCGATGGACCCGGCCTGGCGCAACAAACTGCTGGTCTGCGCGATCGACCCGGACGACGCGTCGGCCGATGTGCCGAGGGTGCGGGTGACGCCCGAAGACCAGGTGCCGATGCGCGATGACCTGCTCGCGCTGTTCGACCTCACCGAACTCGAAAAGTATTACAACTCCGCCGAACTCGCCGGGCACCCGGACGGTTCGGTTTCGGCCACGGAAGGTGAGGCGTAG
- a CDS encoding DUF397 domain-containing protein, which translates to MRTELVGATWIKSTRSGSRDCVEVAFLPGGQVGVRDSKNPEGPALIFTPSEWDAFSAGVADGEFARP; encoded by the coding sequence ATGAGGACGGAACTCGTCGGCGCGACTTGGATCAAGAGCACCCGTTCCGGCAGCAGGGACTGCGTGGAAGTGGCCTTTCTGCCCGGTGGGCAGGTCGGCGTCCGCGACAGCAAGAACCCGGAGGGCCCGGCCTTGATCTTCACGCCCAGCGAGTGGGACGCCTTCTCCGCGGGGGTGGCGGACGGCGAATTCGCACGCCCGTGA
- a CDS encoding RNA-binding S4 domain-containing protein: MPKGEQAVSTQARVDSWTWAVRLFKTRSAAAEACRGGHVRVNGSTAKPAQPVRPGDEIRIRAGGVERIVIVERVITKRVGAPVAAQCLIDRSPPPPSREILATMPRRDRGSGRPTKRERRETDRLLGRTED; this comes from the coding sequence GTGCCGAAGGGAGAACAGGCTGTCTCGACGCAGGCCAGGGTCGATTCCTGGACCTGGGCGGTGCGCCTGTTCAAAACCCGGTCCGCCGCCGCGGAGGCCTGTCGAGGCGGGCATGTCCGCGTCAACGGCAGCACCGCGAAACCCGCCCAGCCCGTGCGGCCGGGCGACGAGATCCGCATCCGCGCGGGCGGTGTCGAACGCATCGTGATCGTCGAGCGTGTCATCACCAAGCGCGTCGGCGCGCCCGTCGCCGCGCAGTGTCTGATCGACCGCAGTCCGCCCCCGCCCTCCCGCGAGATCCTCGCGACCATGCCGCGCCGAGACCGCGGCTCCGGTCGCCCGACCAAGCGGGAGCGGCGCGAGACGGATCGTCTCCTCGGCCGCACCGAGGACTGA
- a CDS encoding alpha/beta fold hydrolase: MSTIARRAADHDGHRVTVSADDGVPISVRTFGADDAPLTVVFVHGHCLRTESWTFLREELTREWGDSVRMVFYDHRGHGESGVADPSTYTIDQLGHDLDAVLRTIAATGPVVLVGHSMGAMVVLAYARLFPEAIGTKVLGVGLIAGIANGLNEVGIGRLLHRYAVTSLQAAVVRAPRVMQASKQFSRRIFEPIMREASFGTRKINPRMIAVATAMLNETPLLTMSSFLGSLITFDETASLHRLGGIPALVLAGSADIVVPFAHSVLLASQLTNSELVRIEGAGHSVILERAEEVALSIVALVNRASGTMTTPGPEYAAAS, encoded by the coding sequence ATGTCGACCATCGCCCGCCGCGCCGCCGATCACGACGGCCACCGTGTGACGGTGTCGGCCGATGACGGTGTCCCGATCTCGGTCCGCACCTTCGGCGCCGACGACGCGCCGCTCACCGTCGTGTTCGTGCACGGGCACTGCCTGCGCACCGAATCGTGGACCTTCCTGCGCGAAGAGCTGACGCGCGAGTGGGGCGACAGCGTACGGATGGTCTTCTACGACCACCGCGGCCACGGCGAGTCCGGCGTCGCCGACCCGTCGACCTACACCATCGACCAACTCGGCCACGATCTCGACGCCGTGCTGCGCACCATCGCGGCGACCGGCCCGGTGGTGCTGGTCGGGCATTCGATGGGCGCGATGGTGGTACTCGCCTACGCCCGGCTGTTCCCCGAGGCCATCGGCACGAAGGTGCTCGGCGTCGGGCTGATCGCGGGCATCGCCAACGGACTCAACGAGGTGGGCATCGGCAGGCTCCTGCACCGGTACGCCGTCACCTCGCTGCAGGCGGCGGTGGTGCGCGCGCCGCGGGTCATGCAGGCGTCGAAGCAGTTCTCCCGCCGCATCTTCGAGCCGATCATGCGCGAGGCGAGCTTCGGCACCAGGAAGATCAACCCGAGGATGATCGCCGTCGCCACGGCCATGCTCAACGAGACGCCGCTGCTGACCATGTCCAGCTTCCTCGGCTCGCTGATCACCTTCGACGAGACCGCCTCGCTGCACCGGCTCGGCGGCATTCCGGCGCTGGTGCTGGCCGGCTCGGCCGACATCGTCGTGCCGTTCGCGCACTCGGTGCTGCTCGCCTCCCAGCTCACCAACTCCGAACTGGTGCGGATCGAGGGCGCGGGTCACAGCGTCATCCTGGAGCGTGCCGAGGAGGTCGCCTTGTCGATCGTCGCGCTGGTGAACCGTGCCTCGGGAACGATGACCACGCCCGGCCCCGAGTACGCCGCGGCGAGCTGA
- a CDS encoding succinate dehydrogenase/fumarate reductase iron-sulfur subunit, translated as MGYDARFRVWRGDHDGGALEDFTVEVNEGEVVLDIIHRLQATQAPDLAVRWNCKAGKCGSCSAEVNGRPRLLCMTRMSTFEPDELITVTPMRTFPVVRDLVTDVSFNYEKAREIPSFTPAPDLKPGDYRMRQVDVERSQEFRKCIECFLCQNTCHVVRDHEENKQAFAGPRFLMRIAELEMHPLDVADRRELAQDDQGLGLCNITKCCTEVCPEHIKITDNALIPLKERVVDNKYDPLVWLGNKLFRR; from the coding sequence ATGGGTTACGACGCCAGATTCCGCGTGTGGCGCGGCGATCACGATGGTGGCGCGCTCGAGGATTTCACCGTCGAGGTGAACGAGGGCGAGGTGGTGCTGGACATCATCCACCGGCTGCAGGCCACCCAGGCGCCCGATCTAGCGGTGCGGTGGAACTGTAAGGCGGGCAAGTGCGGTTCCTGCTCCGCGGAGGTCAACGGGCGTCCGCGCCTGCTCTGTATGACCCGCATGTCCACCTTCGAGCCGGACGAGCTGATCACCGTGACGCCGATGCGCACCTTCCCGGTGGTCCGCGACCTGGTGACGGACGTGTCGTTCAACTACGAGAAGGCCAGGGAGATCCCGTCGTTCACTCCGGCACCGGACCTGAAGCCCGGTGACTACCGGATGCGACAGGTGGATGTGGAGCGGTCGCAGGAGTTCCGCAAGTGCATCGAATGCTTCCTGTGCCAGAACACCTGTCACGTGGTGCGCGACCACGAGGAGAACAAGCAGGCCTTCGCCGGTCCGCGCTTCCTGATGCGCATCGCCGAGCTCGAGATGCATCCGCTCGACGTGGCCGATAGGCGCGAATTGGCCCAGGACGACCAGGGCCTCGGCCTGTGCAACATCACCAAGTGCTGCACCGAGGTGTGCCCGGAGCACATCAAGATCACCGACAACGCGCTGATCCCGCTCAAGGAACGGGTCGTCGACAACAAGTACGATCCGCTGGTCTGGTTGGGGAACAAGCTCTTTCGACGCTGA
- a CDS encoding acyl-CoA dehydrogenase family protein — MATAAKVDATEEQARALVEESRETSWAKPSFAKEMFLGRFRLDLIHPYPRPGAEEAARTEAYLARLRPLCESIDGSVIEAEGRIPDEYVKGFAELGCFGLKIPESYGGQGLTQYGYNRALMLVGSAHPSLGVLLSAHQSIGVPEPLKLAGTPEQKAEFLPRCAAGAVSAFLLTEPDVGSDPARMASTATPTADGEAYELNGVKLWTTNGVVAELLVVMARVPKSEGHRGGISAFVVEADTPGITVERRNAFMGLRGIENGVTRMHNVRVPKRNLIGREGDGLKIALTTLNAGRLAIPAMCTAAAKWSLKIAREWSAQRVQWGRPVGEHAAVGEKISFIAATTYALEAALDLSATMCDEDRNDIRIEAALAKLWASEMSCKIADELVQIRGGRGYETAASLAARGERAVGAEQLLRDLRINRIFEGSSEIMRLLIAREMADAHMAAAGALVDRKAEFKDKAKAAVGATGFYAKWFPQLAVGAGTVTGTYAEFGPLARHLRFVERTSRKQARSLMYGMARWQAGLEYRQNFLGRIVDIGAELFAMSAACVRAEAQRATGEPEGHAAVELADTFCRQSRIRVRELFDRLWENTDDEDRTLTRGVLDGRYTWLEDGVIDPSEGTGPWIAEWQIGPSTETNLLRPFLPSTKTHASP, encoded by the coding sequence ATGGCGACTGCCGCGAAAGTCGACGCCACCGAAGAACAGGCTCGCGCACTAGTCGAGGAATCCCGCGAAACCAGTTGGGCCAAACCGTCGTTCGCCAAGGAGATGTTTCTCGGACGGTTCCGGCTCGATCTGATTCACCCGTACCCCCGGCCGGGCGCCGAGGAGGCCGCACGCACCGAGGCCTACCTGGCGCGGCTGCGGCCACTCTGCGAGAGCATCGACGGCTCGGTGATCGAGGCCGAGGGCCGCATCCCGGACGAATACGTCAAGGGCTTCGCCGAGCTCGGCTGTTTCGGCCTGAAGATCCCGGAGTCCTACGGCGGCCAGGGCCTGACCCAGTACGGCTACAACCGCGCGCTGATGCTCGTCGGTTCGGCGCACCCCAGCCTCGGCGTGCTGCTCTCGGCGCACCAGTCCATCGGCGTGCCGGAACCGCTCAAGCTGGCGGGCACCCCCGAGCAGAAGGCCGAGTTCCTGCCCCGCTGCGCGGCGGGCGCGGTCAGCGCGTTCCTGCTCACCGAACCCGATGTCGGTTCCGACCCGGCCCGCATGGCGAGCACGGCGACCCCGACCGCCGACGGCGAGGCCTACGAGCTGAACGGCGTGAAGCTCTGGACCACCAACGGCGTCGTCGCCGAACTGCTCGTGGTGATGGCGCGGGTGCCCAAGAGCGAAGGGCACCGCGGCGGCATCTCCGCGTTCGTCGTCGAGGCCGACACCCCGGGAATCACGGTCGAGCGCCGCAACGCGTTCATGGGTCTGCGCGGCATCGAGAACGGCGTCACGCGGATGCACAACGTGCGCGTGCCGAAGCGCAACCTGATCGGCAGGGAGGGCGACGGCCTGAAGATCGCGCTGACGACGCTGAACGCCGGGCGGCTCGCCATTCCCGCGATGTGCACCGCCGCCGCGAAATGGTCGCTGAAGATCGCCAGGGAGTGGAGCGCCCAGCGCGTGCAGTGGGGCAGGCCGGTCGGCGAGCACGCCGCCGTCGGCGAGAAGATCTCGTTCATCGCCGCGACCACCTACGCGCTGGAGGCGGCGCTCGATCTCTCGGCGACCATGTGCGACGAGGACCGCAACGACATCCGCATCGAGGCCGCGCTCGCCAAGCTGTGGGCCAGCGAGATGAGCTGCAAGATCGCCGACGAGCTGGTGCAGATCCGCGGCGGACGCGGCTACGAGACCGCCGCGTCGCTCGCCGCGCGCGGTGAGCGGGCGGTCGGCGCCGAACAGCTGCTGCGCGACCTGCGCATCAACCGGATCTTCGAGGGCTCCAGCGAGATCATGCGGCTGCTGATCGCCCGCGAGATGGCCGACGCGCACATGGCCGCCGCGGGCGCGCTCGTCGACCGCAAGGCCGAGTTCAAGGACAAGGCCAAGGCCGCCGTCGGCGCCACCGGTTTCTACGCCAAGTGGTTCCCGCAGCTCGCGGTCGGCGCGGGCACCGTCACCGGTACCTACGCCGAATTCGGTCCGCTGGCAAGGCATCTGCGGTTCGTCGAACGCACCTCCCGCAAGCAGGCGCGCTCGCTGATGTACGGCATGGCGCGCTGGCAGGCCGGCCTCGAGTACCGGCAGAACTTCCTCGGGCGCATCGTCGACATCGGCGCCGAGCTGTTCGCCATGTCGGCGGCGTGCGTCCGGGCCGAAGCCCAGCGCGCCACCGGTGAGCCGGAGGGCCACGCGGCCGTCGAACTCGCCGATACGTTCTGCCGCCAATCGCGCATCCGGGTGCGCGAGCTCTTCGACCGGCTCTGGGAGAACACCGACGACGAGGACCGCACCCTCACCAGGGGCGTGCTGGACGGGCGGTACACGTGGTTGGAGGACGGCGTCATCGACCCGAGCGAGGGCACGGGGCCGTGGATCGCCGAATGGCAGATCGGTCCGTCCACGGAGACGAATCTGCTGCGGCCGTTCCTGCCGTCGACGAAGACCCACGCCAGCCCGTAG
- a CDS encoding DUF397 domain-containing protein gives MNISGELVNDKLGAAVDLAAAEWRGANGAGSQGVQVALLAAGYVALRSAEDPDGHVLVFTPGEWAAFTAGVNDGEFELP, from the coding sequence GTGAACATCTCTGGCGAATTGGTGAACGACAAGCTCGGCGCGGCCGTGGATCTGGCCGCCGCCGAGTGGCGTGGCGCGAACGGCGCGGGATCCCAGGGCGTTCAGGTGGCGCTGCTCGCGGCGGGCTATGTCGCTCTGCGCAGCGCCGAGGACCCCGACGGTCACGTGCTCGTCTTCACCCCGGGGGAATGGGCGGCCTTCACCGCCGGCGTGAACGACGGGGAATTCGAGCTACCGTGA